A genomic region of Streptomyces sp. NBC_00247 contains the following coding sequences:
- a CDS encoding S9 family peptidase, with protein sequence MSDTQNASTSPDWEQRFRAPRVSLPDWAEDAPERSLFVSNATGTYELYTWDRSTGQQRQVTDRPNGTTDGTLTPDGSEIWWFSDKDGDEFGIWMRQPFGGGEDVPAVPGLEPSYPAGLAIGRDGTAVVGRSTDEDGTTIHLARPGGAGIVEIYRHRESAGVGDLSHDGSLIALEHTEHGDAMHSALRVVRPDGSTVAELDDTEGGTKELGLAVMGFAPVAGDTRLLIGHQRRGRWEPMIWDPVAGTETELEIDLPGDVGAQWYPDGSAILVEHDFEARSELWRHEPGGPEPVRVETPAGSVSGATARPDGTVEYLWSSAALPPVVRSTTGAVVLDPPGPKAPSSVPVRDVWVDGPGGRVHALVQTPASGEGPFPTIFEIHGGPTWHDSDAFASGPAAWVDHGFAVVRVNYRGSTGYGRAWTDALKHRVGLIELEDIAAVREWAVGSGLADPDRLILAGGSWGGYLTLLGLGTQPDAWALGLAAVPVADYVTAYHDEMEALKAMDRTLLGGTPEEVPERFEASSPLTYVDAVRAPVYISAGVNDPRCPIRQVENYVDRLKARGAVHEVYRYDAGHGSLVVEERIKQVGLELDFALRHLPEARKSEADTAAHA encoded by the coding sequence ATGAGCGACACACAGAACGCCTCGACCTCTCCGGACTGGGAGCAGCGGTTCCGCGCACCCCGGGTCTCCCTGCCCGACTGGGCGGAGGACGCCCCGGAGCGCTCGCTCTTCGTGTCCAACGCGACCGGCACGTACGAGCTGTACACGTGGGACCGGTCGACCGGTCAGCAGCGGCAGGTGACCGACCGGCCGAACGGCACGACCGACGGCACGCTGACCCCGGACGGCTCCGAGATCTGGTGGTTCAGCGACAAGGACGGCGACGAGTTCGGCATCTGGATGCGGCAGCCGTTCGGCGGTGGTGAGGACGTTCCGGCGGTGCCGGGGCTGGAACCGTCGTATCCGGCGGGTCTCGCGATCGGGCGGGACGGCACCGCTGTAGTCGGCCGCTCCACCGACGAGGACGGCACGACGATCCATCTGGCCCGACCGGGCGGCGCGGGCATCGTGGAGATCTACCGGCACCGGGAGTCGGCCGGGGTGGGCGATCTGTCGCACGACGGCAGCCTGATCGCTCTGGAGCACACGGAGCACGGCGACGCGATGCATTCGGCGTTGCGTGTGGTGCGACCGGACGGGTCGACGGTGGCCGAGCTCGACGACACCGAGGGCGGCACGAAGGAGCTGGGTCTGGCGGTGATGGGGTTCGCTCCGGTCGCCGGCGACACCCGGCTGCTGATCGGGCACCAGCGGCGGGGGCGCTGGGAGCCGATGATCTGGGACCCGGTCGCGGGGACGGAGACGGAGCTGGAGATCGATCTCCCCGGGGACGTGGGCGCCCAGTGGTATCCGGACGGCTCCGCGATCCTGGTCGAGCACGACTTCGAGGCCCGCAGCGAGCTGTGGCGCCATGAGCCGGGCGGGCCGGAGCCGGTGCGGGTGGAGACGCCCGCCGGTTCGGTGTCGGGTGCCACGGCCCGTCCGGACGGGACGGTGGAGTACCTCTGGTCCTCGGCCGCCCTGCCACCGGTCGTCCGCTCCACCACGGGCGCGGTGGTCCTGGACCCGCCGGGTCCTAAGGCTCCCTCCTCGGTGCCGGTGCGGGACGTGTGGGTGGACGGGCCGGGCGGGCGCGTCCACGCATTGGTGCAGACGCCCGCCTCGGGCGAGGGCCCGTTCCCCACGATCTTCGAGATCCACGGCGGACCGACGTGGCACGACAGCGACGCGTTCGCCTCGGGCCCGGCCGCCTGGGTGGACCACGGCTTCGCCGTCGTGCGGGTGAACTACCGGGGCTCCACGGGGTACGGCCGGGCCTGGACCGACGCTCTGAAGCACCGGGTGGGGCTGATCGAGCTGGAGGACATCGCGGCGGTCCGGGAGTGGGCCGTCGGGTCGGGCCTCGCCGATCCGGACCGCCTGATCCTGGCCGGTGGGTCCTGGGGCGGGTATCTGACCCTGCTCGGTCTCGGCACCCAGCCGGACGCCTGGGCGCTGGGCCTGGCCGCCGTCCCGGTGGCGGACTACGTCACGGCGTACCACGACGAGATGGAGGCCCTGAAGGCGATGGACCGCACTTTGCTCGGCGGCACTCCGGAGGAGGTGCCCGAGCGGTTCGAGGCGTCGTCGCCGCTGACGTACGTCGACGCGGTGCGCGCCCCGGTGTACATCTCGGCGGGCGTCAACGATCCGCGCTGCCCCATCCGCCAGGTGGAGAATTACGTGGACCGGCTGAAGGCCCGGGGCGCGGTGCACGAGGTCTACCGCTACGACGCGGGTCATGGCTCGCTGGTGGTGGAGGAGCGGATCAAGCAGGTGGGACTGGAGCTGGACTTCGCGTTGCGCCATCTCCCCGAGGCGCGGAAGTCGGAGGCGGACACCGCCGCACACGCGTAA
- the tatA gene encoding Sec-independent protein translocase subunit TatA, whose product MLRNGLEPWHLLILAVIVIALFGSKKLPEAARALGKSARILKSEAQAMKNDNAPAPQVTVTEPAQPAPAPAAAMTEPRPADL is encoded by the coding sequence ATGCTCCGCAACGGACTGGAACCCTGGCACCTGCTGATCCTGGCGGTCATCGTCATCGCCCTCTTCGGATCGAAGAAGCTCCCGGAGGCCGCGCGGGCCCTGGGCAAGTCGGCGCGCATCCTGAAGAGCGAGGCGCAGGCGATGAAGAACGACAACGCCCCCGCGCCCCAGGTCACGGTCACCGAGCCTGCCCAGCCCGCACCGGCGCCCGCCGCCGCGATGACCGAGCCGCGCCCCGCCGACCTCTGA
- a CDS encoding SGNH/GDSL hydrolase family protein, with product MSVRRFWASVSTLAIAAVAALGAAQPASAATGGYVALGDSYSSGVGAGSYISDSGDCHRSTKAYPYLWAAANSPSSFAFVACSGATTSTVASGQLSALSSSTALVSISAGGNDVGFADVMQTCVLSSEATCVSSVNAAITKAQNVLPGSLDSLYGSIHAKAPSAHVVVLGYPHFYKLAGSCILGLSENSRKAINNGADVLNSVIAKRAANAGFTYSSVVDEFTGHELCSGDPWLNSVTLPVYNSYHPKAAGQSSGYLPAFRSAV from the coding sequence ATGTCAGTGCGTAGATTCTGGGCGTCCGTATCCACTCTGGCCATCGCAGCCGTCGCCGCGCTGGGAGCCGCTCAGCCGGCCTCCGCCGCTACGGGCGGTTACGTCGCTCTCGGCGACTCCTACTCCTCCGGGGTCGGCGCCGGCAGCTACATCTCGGACAGTGGCGACTGCCACCGTTCGACCAAGGCGTACCCGTACCTCTGGGCCGCCGCCAACTCGCCTTCCTCCTTCGCCTTCGTCGCGTGTTCGGGTGCGACGACGTCGACCGTCGCGAGCGGCCAGCTGAGTGCGCTCAGCTCATCGACCGCGCTGGTCAGCATCTCGGCGGGCGGCAACGACGTCGGCTTCGCCGATGTCATGCAGACCTGCGTGCTGTCGAGCGAGGCCACCTGCGTGAGCAGCGTGAACGCGGCCATCACGAAGGCGCAGAACGTCCTGCCGGGCAGCCTCGACTCCCTCTACGGTTCCATCCACGCGAAGGCGCCTTCGGCGCACGTGGTGGTCCTGGGCTACCCGCACTTCTACAAGCTGGCGGGCAGCTGCATCCTGGGCCTCAGCGAGAACTCGCGGAAGGCGATCAACAACGGGGCGGACGTGCTGAACTCCGTGATCGCCAAGCGCGCGGCCAACGCCGGGTTCACCTACTCCAGCGTGGTGGACGAGTTCACCGGCCACGAGCTCTGCTCCGGCGACCCCTGGCTCAACAGCGTCACGCTGCCCGTCTACAACTCCTACCACCCGAAGGCCGCCGGCCAGTCGAGCGGCTACCTGCCCGCCTTCCGCTCGGCGGTTTAG
- a CDS encoding nuclear transport factor 2 family protein, producing the protein MTAEMSAGTVSTAVLRKAVETYWTAADARDWEAFAATLDDDVVFEVPQTREVVRGKERCVRFNREYPGDWHVRIDRIVADLPEHPAGAGGSGLGGQAAARTLFTVGGAELDGIHFFSFDTRGRITAVTDFWPEPYEPPTGREHLVERV; encoded by the coding sequence ATGACTGCAGAGATGAGCGCGGGCACGGTCTCGACCGCTGTTCTGCGCAAGGCCGTGGAGACGTACTGGACCGCCGCCGACGCCCGCGACTGGGAGGCGTTCGCGGCCACGCTCGACGACGACGTCGTGTTCGAAGTGCCGCAGACCCGCGAGGTGGTCCGGGGCAAGGAGAGATGCGTGCGGTTCAACCGGGAGTACCCGGGCGACTGGCACGTGCGGATCGACCGGATCGTGGCAGACCTGCCCGAGCACCCGGCCGGCGCGGGTGGGTCCGGACTCGGTGGGCAGGCCGCCGCGCGCACGCTGTTCACCGTGGGGGGCGCGGAGTTGGACGGCATCCACTTCTTCTCGTTCGACACCAGGGGCCGCATCACCGCCGTCACCGACTTCTGGCCGGAGCCGTACGAGCCGCCGACCGGCCGCGAACACCTCGTCGAGCGCGTCTGA
- a CDS encoding SigE family RNA polymerase sigma factor has translation MPVIAPLTAASATSPVRLPSQREGAEEAVVAGTTVDHLTETYRAHYRSLLGLAALLLDDTASCEDVVQEAFIRVHSARTRVREPEKTLAYLRQTVVNLSRSALRRRILGLKLLSKPMPDMASAEEGAYDQLERDALIKAMKGLQRRQREVLVLRYFADMTEAQVADTLGISLGSVKAYGSRGIAALRLVMEAQA, from the coding sequence ATGCCGGTGATCGCCCCGCTGACCGCTGCGAGCGCGACGAGCCCCGTAAGGCTCCCCTCGCAGCGCGAGGGTGCTGAAGAGGCGGTGGTGGCGGGAACGACGGTCGACCATCTGACCGAGACCTACCGCGCCCACTACCGTTCGCTGCTCGGCCTCGCCGCGCTGCTGCTGGACGACACGGCCTCCTGCGAGGACGTCGTACAGGAGGCGTTCATCCGCGTGCACTCGGCCCGCACCCGGGTGCGGGAACCCGAGAAGACGCTCGCCTACCTCCGGCAGACGGTCGTCAACCTCTCCCGCTCCGCGCTCCGCCGCCGCATCCTCGGGCTGAAGCTGCTCTCCAAGCCCATGCCCGACATGGCCAGCGCGGAAGAGGGGGCGTACGACCAACTGGAGCGGGACGCGCTGATCAAGGCGATGAAGGGCCTCCAGCGGCGTCAGCGGGAAGTGCTGGTGCTGCGCTACTTCGCGGACATGACGGAAGCGCAGGTCGCCGATACCCTCGGTATCTCCCTGGGCTCGGTCAAGGCGTACGGTTCGCGCGGGATCGCCGCTCTGCGTCTCGTGATGGAGGCGCAGGCATGA
- a CDS encoding Pr6Pr family membrane protein produces the protein MTAAPKTATLPRPRAEDAFLRGARTPRRTAAVFRALVCAAAICGLTIELATTGAPLELLSRFTFQANVAVAGVFGWSSFRSWTGRGPASPHLTGGALLVAVIIGLTYHLILTDNSFGYSAAGSPAAPPTGARAVSQALLHTALPVAVTLDWLLLTPARTLRLRFLPQWLLCAVAYLAFVLARGTLLAPDAGPRYPYPFLNVDTYGYSEVLAHAFALSLLLVVLASLLIALDHVRPRLRDRTGARR, from the coding sequence ATGACCGCCGCCCCGAAAACCGCGACGCTGCCCAGACCCCGGGCGGAGGACGCGTTTCTGCGGGGCGCCCGCACCCCCCGCCGGACGGCCGCCGTGTTCCGGGCGCTGGTGTGCGCGGCGGCGATCTGCGGCCTCACGATCGAATTGGCGACGACCGGTGCGCCGCTGGAGTTGCTGAGCCGGTTCACCTTCCAGGCGAACGTCGCGGTCGCCGGGGTCTTCGGGTGGTCCTCGTTCCGCTCCTGGACAGGTCGCGGACCGGCGTCCCCGCACCTCACGGGGGGCGCACTCCTCGTCGCGGTGATCATCGGCCTGACGTACCACCTGATCCTGACCGACAACAGCTTCGGCTACTCCGCCGCCGGCTCTCCCGCCGCCCCGCCCACGGGCGCTCGGGCCGTCTCACAAGCGCTGCTGCACACGGCCCTGCCCGTCGCCGTAACCCTGGACTGGCTCCTGCTGACCCCTGCCCGGACGCTGCGCCTGCGCTTCCTGCCGCAGTGGCTGCTCTGCGCCGTCGCGTACCTGGCCTTCGTGCTGGCCCGGGGCACCCTGCTCGCCCCCGACGCCGGCCCCCGCTACCCGTACCCCTTCCTGAACGTGGACACGTACGGCTACTCGGAGGTCCTCGCCCACGCTTTCGCCCTCTCCCTGCTCCTCGTGGTCCTGGCCTCCCTGCTCATCGCCCTGGACCACGTGCGCCCCCGCCTCCGAGATCGGACCGGGGCCCGCCGGTAA
- the gltX gene encoding glutamate--tRNA ligase: MFHVGGARSALYNWAVARQTGGTFVLRVEDTDAARNKPEWTDGIINALAAIGIHEDDPAFEGPYFQSHNAARHTEAGLRLYDAGRAYYCDCTREQLKERTGSEHLGYDGHCRERGLVHEEGRALRFRTPDEGETVVTDLVRGAPAFPNSAIEDFVIARGDGSPVFLIANVVDDLDEGVTLVVRGEEHLSNTPKQQLLWEALGAEPPRWAHLPVIVNEKRQKLSKRRDKVALEDYLAEGFLPAAMVNYLMLLGWGPGGDREILPYEEMEQLFRIEDVNTSPAFFDVKKLTAFNGEYIRALAPEQFAAACAPWLVAPHAPWDPAAFDTAVFEAAAPFAQTRLAILSEITACVDFLFLAEPVRDEASWAKAMKPGADAILRDARAALATAAWQADDLKSALVEVGEQHGLKLGKAQAPIRVALTGRTVGLPLFESMELLGRERALGRLDAAYQKLAVQSSSRNG; encoded by the coding sequence ATGTTCCACGTCGGCGGCGCGCGCTCCGCCCTCTACAACTGGGCGGTCGCCCGACAGACCGGTGGCACCTTCGTCCTGCGCGTCGAAGACACCGACGCGGCCCGGAACAAGCCCGAGTGGACCGACGGGATCATCAACGCCCTGGCTGCCATCGGCATCCACGAGGACGACCCGGCCTTCGAGGGCCCCTACTTCCAGTCGCACAACGCCGCTCGCCACACCGAGGCCGGACTGCGGTTGTACGACGCCGGCCGCGCGTACTACTGCGACTGCACGCGCGAGCAGCTCAAGGAGCGCACCGGCTCGGAACACCTCGGATACGACGGCCACTGCCGTGAGCGGGGTCTTGTCCACGAGGAAGGGCGGGCGCTCCGCTTCCGTACCCCGGACGAGGGCGAGACCGTCGTGACCGACCTGGTGCGCGGCGCGCCCGCGTTCCCGAACAGCGCCATCGAGGACTTCGTGATCGCCCGGGGCGACGGCTCCCCGGTCTTCCTGATCGCCAACGTCGTCGACGACTTGGACGAGGGGGTCACCCTGGTGGTCCGGGGCGAGGAGCACCTCTCCAACACGCCGAAGCAGCAGCTGCTGTGGGAAGCGCTCGGCGCCGAACCGCCCCGCTGGGCGCACCTTCCGGTGATCGTCAACGAGAAGCGCCAGAAGCTCTCCAAGCGCCGGGACAAGGTGGCGCTGGAGGACTACCTCGCCGAGGGCTTCCTCCCCGCGGCGATGGTCAACTACCTCATGCTGCTCGGCTGGGGCCCCGGCGGGGACCGGGAGATCCTCCCCTACGAGGAGATGGAGCAGCTCTTCCGCATCGAGGACGTCAACACCTCACCGGCGTTCTTCGACGTGAAGAAGCTGACCGCCTTCAACGGCGAGTACATCCGCGCGCTCGCACCGGAGCAGTTCGCCGCAGCCTGTGCGCCGTGGCTGGTCGCCCCGCACGCTCCCTGGGACCCGGCGGCCTTCGACACGGCCGTCTTCGAGGCGGCGGCCCCGTTCGCGCAGACCCGGCTGGCGATCCTGTCCGAGATCACGGCCTGCGTCGACTTCCTCTTCCTGGCCGAGCCGGTCCGCGACGAGGCGTCGTGGGCCAAGGCGATGAAGCCAGGTGCGGACGCCATCCTGCGGGACGCCCGTGCCGCCCTCGCCACCGCCGCGTGGCAGGCGGACGACCTGAAGTCGGCACTGGTCGAGGTCGGCGAGCAGCACGGACTGAAACTGGGCAAGGCCCAGGCACCCATCCGCGTCGCACTCACCGGCCGCACGGTCGGGCTGCCGCTCTTCGAGTCCATGGAGCTCCTCGGCCGCGAGCGTGCCCTCGGCCGTCTGGACGCGGCTTACCAGAAGTTGGCCGTCCAGTCGTCATCCCGTAATGGATGA
- a CDS encoding SURF1 family protein translates to MYRFLLTPRWWGINLFVVLAIPFCVFMGTWQLGRFEDRVQSHEQAEKQPDPGTRRAKPLDSLLPVDTVTSGRPATATGTFADQFLVPGRELDDRDGFYVLDLLRTDGGKALPVVRGWMPGGTEQARKNNTVPPAPTGEITVTGDLQASESATSQGVNSAGGLPEGELGIISAASLVNLVPYDVYDAWVTLPASGIGGADDSGNGMRAVPAAAVEGNGLDLKAFQNLGYTGEWFVFAAFVLFMWFRLLRREAEAARDVALGLVPDPAATMDAVAGSTAVTAGPGEPVGTSSGTTPRSG, encoded by the coding sequence GTGTACCGGTTCCTGCTGACCCCGCGATGGTGGGGGATCAACCTCTTCGTCGTGCTGGCCATTCCGTTCTGCGTGTTCATGGGCACCTGGCAGCTCGGCCGCTTCGAGGACCGCGTGCAGTCGCACGAACAGGCCGAGAAGCAGCCGGACCCGGGCACCCGCCGGGCGAAGCCGCTGGACTCTCTGCTGCCCGTGGACACCGTCACGTCCGGCCGCCCCGCCACGGCGACGGGGACGTTCGCGGACCAGTTCCTGGTCCCTGGGCGTGAACTGGACGACCGCGACGGCTTCTACGTCCTGGACCTGCTGCGTACGGACGGCGGCAAGGCGCTGCCCGTCGTACGCGGCTGGATGCCCGGCGGGACGGAACAGGCGCGGAAGAACAACACGGTCCCTCCGGCCCCCACCGGCGAGATCACGGTGACCGGCGACCTCCAGGCTTCGGAGAGTGCCACCAGCCAGGGTGTGAACAGCGCGGGCGGGCTCCCCGAGGGGGAACTCGGCATCATCAGCGCGGCGTCGCTGGTGAACCTCGTGCCGTACGACGTGTACGACGCCTGGGTGACGCTCCCCGCGAGCGGCATCGGAGGCGCGGACGACTCCGGCAACGGAATGCGGGCGGTCCCGGCCGCCGCGGTGGAGGGCAACGGGCTGGACCTGAAGGCCTTCCAGAACCTCGGCTACACCGGGGAGTGGTTCGTCTTCGCGGCGTTCGTGCTCTTCATGTGGTTCCGCCTGCTGCGGCGCGAGGCCGAAGCGGCCCGGGACGTCGCGCTGGGCCTGGTCCCCGACCCCGCCGCCACCATGGACGCCGTAGCCGGGTCAACGGCGGTCACCGCCGGACCGGGTGAACCCGTCGGCACCTCTTCCGGGACGACGCCCCGCAGCGGGTGA